The window GATAAATTTAAGTATATTAATGATACCTTAGGTCATTTGGCCGGAGATAAATTGTTGGTTCAGGTTAGTCAAAGATTGAGAAATGGGTTTCGTGGCGATAATATTGTGTTTGCTCGTTCGGCTGGGGATGAATTTTTGGTTTTTAAACCAGATATAGCTGATAAGCAGGAAGTAATTGATTTGGCTTTTAAATTAATGCAGTGTTTTCATGAGAAATTTACAATTCATGGTCGAGAATTATATTTAACTATTAGTATTGGAATTAGTATGTATCCTACACATGGTGATAATGCCAAAAGTTTAATTTCTTATGCTGATATTGCTGTTAATAAAATAAAAGAAGTAGGTAAAAATGCCTACCAGTTTTTTAATCTTGAAATGGACAAGGTTATTACGGAAAGGGTACATATTGCCAATAAAATGCGGCAGGTTGTTGATGAAAATGCTTTTGATGTCTTCGAATTACATTATCAACCGATGATTGAGGTGAAAAGTGGTAAAATAGTTACTGTGGAGGCCCTTTTGCGTTGGAATCATCCCCAAGAAGGTTTATTATATCCTCATCGTTTTATTCAAATTGCCGAAGAAACGGGGACAATTATCCCTATTGGTAAATGGGTGTTACAAACCGCTTGTGAGCAAATTAAGCACTGGCAGGAAAAATATCAGCCCTCTTTAAAATTAGCTGTTAATATTTCTGAACAACAATTGCGTGATGATCATTTTTTGGAGGATATTTTGCAGGTATTGGAAAAAACACAGTTTAAACCTGATTGTTTGGAATTGGAAATAACAGAAACGATTGCTATGAATGATTCCGGAAGGAATATCGGTATTTTAAATGAGCTTAGAAAAATAGGTGTAAGAGTAGCTTTGGATGATTTTGGAACAGGTTATTCTTCATTAAGTTATTTAAGTACTTTACCGATTAATTTATTAAAAGTTGATTATCAATTAGTGAAAGAGATCCCAATAAACTTAAAAAATTCGGCGATTGCCGCCTCGATTATTTCTTTAGCTTCTTCTTTAGATTATGAGGTTGTAGCTGAAGGGGTGGAAACTAAAGCACAATTTGTTTTTTTCCGTCAAAACAAATGTGCTTATATTCAAGGTTTTCTTTTTAGTAAACCTTTACCACCTGAGGAACTAGAATTTTTATTGGAAAATGAAAATATGGTTGCATTTACGACTGATAATGATTAATCTTTAAATGGGTGGAAAATTTATGCTGCCACAATTTGCTCGTACACAATTATTAATTGGTGAAACTGGTTTAAGAAGATTACAAGAAAGTCAGGTGCTCATTTTTGGTGTAGGGGGAGTAGGCTCTTATGCGGTGGAGGCTTTAGCAAGGACTGGTGTAGGAAAATTTAT is drawn from Clostridia bacterium and contains these coding sequences:
- a CDS encoding EAL domain-containing protein, giving the protein MSWSFELKGKRYVFNYKRFFQALLVGLLIFFCVGLFLYYYLYQQEYFLYSILFCLPIILSSFWYGKKAGFCVAILFSGISILNMNAGQYEYLRCDLLQIMTFLLLSYLTGLLKEKIRYSEKIIEYQAYHDMLTGLPNRLKFEELLRSELEKTKQTNSKLAVYLLDLDKFKYINDTLGHLAGDKLLVQVSQRLRNGFRGDNIVFARSAGDEFLVFKPDIADKQEVIDLAFKLMQCFHEKFTIHGRELYLTISIGISMYPTHGDNAKSLISYADIAVNKIKEVGKNAYQFFNLEMDKVITERVHIANKMRQVVDENAFDVFELHYQPMIEVKSGKIVTVEALLRWNHPQEGLLYPHRFIQIAEETGTIIPIGKWVLQTACEQIKHWQEKYQPSLKLAVNISEQQLRDDHFLEDILQVLEKTQFKPDCLELEITETIAMNDSGRNIGILNELRKIGVRVALDDFGTGYSSLSYLSTLPINLLKVDYQLVKEIPINLKNSAIAASIISLASSLDYEVVAEGVETKAQFVFFRQNKCAYIQGFLFSKPLPPEELEFLLENENMVAFTTDND